One genomic window of Solea solea chromosome 12, fSolSol10.1, whole genome shotgun sequence includes the following:
- the tnnt2d gene encoding troponin T2d, cardiac: protein MLDLFVKLKELKFISELPLSGSQGSSIITMSDAEEIDEVEEEQVQEEEAQEEVTDESKPKPKFMTNISAPKIPDGDKVDFDDIHRKRQEKDLSELQSLIEAHFIQRKKEEEELIALVNRIDKRRAERAEQQRVRTEREKERQARLAEEKERKELEEHRKKHDDDVKKKKALSNMSQHYSAGQKSDNRRGGKKQTEREKKKKILAERRKPLSVDHLNEDKLKEKANEMWQWLMGLEAEKFDLSEKLKRQKYDINQLLARVQDHQSAKGRGKGKMGGRLR from the exons ATGCTCGATCTGTTTGTGAAACTCAAGGAGCTGAAGTTCATCTCTGAGCTCCCTCTGTCCGGGTCACAG GGCTCGTCCATAATAACAATGTCTGACGCAGAGGAAATCGATGAGGTCGAGGAGGAGCAAGTTCA GGAGGAAGAAG CACAAGAAGAGGTGACAG ATGAGTCAAAGCCCAAGCCTAA GTTTATGACAAACATCTCCGCCCCAAAGATCCCTGATGGAGATAAAGTGGATTTCGAT GACATCCACAGGAAGCGTCAGGAGAAAGATCTGTCTGAGCTGCAGTCTCTGATTGAAGCTCACTTCAtccagaggaagaaagaggaagaggagctcaTTGCCCTTGTGAACAGAATT GACAAGCGTCGtgcagagagagcagagcagcagagggtcagaacagagagggagaaggagaggcagGCCCGACTCGCG gaggagaaagagcgcaaggagctggaggagcatCGTAAGAAGCACGATGAcgatgtgaagaagaagaaggctcTGTCAAACATGTCTCAACATTACAGTGCTGGACAAAAG AGTGacaacagaagaggaggaaagaaacagaccgagagggagaagaagaaaaagatccTGGCTGAACGCAGGAAGCCTCTCAGTGTGGATCATCTGAACGAGGATAAACTCAA GGAAAAGGCAAACGAGATGTGGCAGTGGCTGATGGGGCTGGAGGCTGAGAAGTTTGACCTGAGTGAGAAACtcaaaagacagaaatatgaT ATTAACCAGCTTCTTGCACGAGTCCAGGACCACCAAAG CGCCAAAGGTCGTGGCAAGGGCAAGATGGGCGGGCGGCTGAGGTAA
- the LOC131470453 gene encoding caldesmon-like isoform X2, whose product MDDDFDRRMELRRQRREQMRLEADKPGYTNDDDEEEARELRRRAREERKKMKDLEEPGTTNVINTNSVTETESSTATITTSAEGADDDDQALLDRLAKREERRQKRMQEALERQKELDPTSDSTDSALEEQSSISCNKEQHSEEDEEKKEETSVQKEVAEADMKTWNEEEDKQESVEDSTPPTTTNEEETEAAVTEEDGDQGQPDAREKAVPDFDEDKEERKRKEEDKERQQKELEEKQRIEEVERQKVEMEEKLKREEEERQLKEEEEERKKKGQEEEEQKLLEERLVKEEEEKDKKEEEEKQKREMEEAQRKEEEEKQQNELEEQLKKEEEEKRKKEMEEQKKKEEGEKQKRELEERLKKEEEERLKKEMEEKKRKEEEEKQKRQMEEKKKKEEEENKRKKELEEKKKKEEERRKKEMEEKKREEEDKRKKEAEEKKKKEEEEKRKKRDMEEKKKKDEEEKQKRFGFKEKNEPAKQNGALLENKLKKIEKTTSVASTKADDAEGQEAERKLQELKRRRNNADSEEIEKMKQKQHDAEAELEGLKRKREERRKILEEEERQKKQELEDKKVKEQEERKRMKEEIEKRRAEAAEKKKLQEEDTTKQPAFTVSPKGSSKIGQKAEFLSKSALKSTAARVSHTPIVSKIGNRLEQYTSAIQGNKDPKSPKSPMADIPTGGTRSIKSMWEKGNISSTSESPAPANKDVAGIKGSVSGRVNSWMTKPAEPEKTTPAPAATAAPTPATAPAPAAAPASPAAAAAPASAKPADMKPGDVGNKRGMWETKKTSTPAKVPVGVKSKFFTNGVRP is encoded by the exons ATGGATGATGACTTTGACCGACGTATGGAgctgaggaggcagaggagagagcagatGCGCCTCGAGGCTGACAA ACCGGGTTACACcaacgatgatgatgaggaggaagcgCGGGAGCTAAGGCGACGTGCGAGGGAGGAGCGAAAGAAGATGAAGGACTTGGAGGAGCCTGGTACCACTAATGTAATCAACACCAACAG TGTCACAGAGACCGAGTCCTCCACtgccaccatcaccaccagTGCTGAAGGTGCAGATGATGATGACCAGGCTTTGTTGGATCGCCTGGCCAAGAGAGAGGAGCGGAGGCAGAAGAGAATGCAGGAGGCTctggagagacagaaggagCTTGACCCCACCAGCGATAGCACAGACAGTGCACTGGAGGAGCAGTCCTCCATCAGCTGCAACAAGGAGCAGCATTCggaagaagatgaggagaagaaggaggagacaTCTGTCCAGAAGGAGGTGGCAGAGGCTGACATGAAGACCTGGAACGAGGAGGAGGATAAGCAG gAATCTGTTGAAGATTCAACAccaccaaccacaacaaatgAG GAGGAGACTGAAGCTGCAGTGACAGAAGAAGATGGTGATCAAGGTCAACCAGATGCTCGTGAGAAAGCTGTTCCTGATTTTGATGAGGacaaagaagagaggaagaggaaagaagaagacaaagagagacagcaAAAAGAATTGGAAGAAAAGCAGAGGATAGAAGAGGTGGAGCGGCAAAAAgtggaaatggaggaaaagctgaagagagaggaagaagaaagacagctgaaggaggaggaggaggaaagaaagaagaagggacaagaggaagaggaacaaAAACTACTGGAAGAGAGACTggtgaaggaggaagaggagaaagataaaaaagaggaggaggaaaaacagaaaagggagatggaggaggcacagaggaaagaggaggaagaaaaacagcaaaatgaATTAGAGGAGCAACtgaaaaaggaagaggaggaaaagcgAAAGAAGGAGATGGAagaacaaaagaagaaagaggaaggagaaaaacagaaaagggaATTGGAGGAGCGActgaaaaaagaggaggaggaaagattaaaaaaagagatggaggaaaaaaagaggaaagaagaggaggaaaaacagaaacgacaaatggaggagaaaaagaaaaaggaagaagaagagaacaaaaggaagaaagagctggaggaaaagaaaaagaaagaggaggagagacggaaaaaggaaatggaggaaaagaagagggaggaggaggacaagcgGAAAAAAGAGgctgaagagaaaaagaaaaaagaggaagaggaaaagcgCAAAAAGAGAGatatggaagaaaaaaagaagaaagatgag gaggaaaagcaaaaaagattTGGATTCAAAGAAAAG AATGAACCAGCCAAACAAAATGGAGCCTTGCTTGAGAACAAACTTAAGAAAATAGAGAAGACAACAAG CGTTGCGTCCACTAAGGCAGATGATGCGGAGGGACAGGAGGCCGAGCGTAAATTGCAGGAGCTGAAGCGTCGGCGAAACAATGCAGACAGTGAAGAGATTGAGAAGatgaagcagaagcagcatgATGCTGAGGCTGAGCTGGAGGGgctgaagaggaagagagaggagaggaggaagatcctggaggaggaggagagacagaagaagcAGGAGCTGGAGGACAAGAAAGTCAAAGAACAG gaggagaggaagaggatgaaggaGGAGATAGAGAAGAGGAGGGCGGAGgctgcagagaaaaagaaactgcaAGAGGAAGACACCACGAAACAACCTGCCTTCACCGTATCACCCAAAGGCTCCTCCAAG ATCGGGCAGAAGGCAGAATTCTTGAGCAAATCAGCCCTGAAAAG CACTGCAGCCAGAGTGTCTCACACTCCGATCGTCTCCAAGATAGGCAACAGACTGGAACAGTACACTTCTGCCATCCAG GGAAACAAAGACCCCAAATCTCCCAAGTCTCCAATGGCAGACATTCCTACTGGAGGCACACGCAGCATCAAGAGCATGTGGGAGAAGGGCAACATTAGCAGCACCTCTGAAAGTCCAGCTCCTGCCAATAAG GATGTGGCTGGTATTAAAGGAAGCGTTTCCGGACGTGTTAACAGCTGGATGACAAAGCCTGCAGAGCCAGAGAAGACAACACCTgcaccagcagcaacagcagcacctACACCTGCaactgcacctgcacctgcagctgcaccagcatcaccagcagcagcagcagcaccagcctCAGCAAAGCCAGCA gATATGAAACCAGGTGATGTTGGAAACAAGCGTGGCATGTGGGAAACGAAGAAGACCAGTACACCTGCCAAG GTGCCAGTTGGAGTGAAGAGCAAGTTTTTCACAAATG GTGTAAGACCCTAA
- the bpgm gene encoding bisphosphoglycerate mutase codes for MSKYKLFLLRHGEGAWNKENRFCSWVDQKLSENGVKEAQDCGRLLKEQGYKFDQVFCSILSRSIQTAWLVQEAMGQEWVPVIKSWRLNERHYGSLIGLNRAEMALKHGEEKVKLWRRSYDVTPPPIDESHPYFLEIYNDRRYNTCDVPKEKLPRAESLKQVLDRLLPYWESTVVPEIKKGKTVLISAHGNSCRALLKHLEGISDEDIAGVTLPTGIPVLLELDDNLRPVKPRQLLGDQEKIKAAIKKVEDQGKALPSK; via the exons ATGTCCAAGTACAAACTCTTTCTGCTGAGGCATGGAGAGGGTGCCTGGAACAAAGAGAACCGCTTCTGTAGCTGGGTTGACCAGAAGCTGAGTGAAAATGGGGTGAAGGAGGCCCAGGACTGTGGCAGGCTCCTGAAGGAGCAAGGTTACAAGTTTGACCAGGTGTTCTGCTCCATACTCAGCCGCTCCATTCAGACAGCATGGCTGGTGCAAGAGGCAATGGGCCAGGAGTGGGTCCCCGTCATCAAGTCCTGGAGACTTAATGAGCGCCATTATGGTTCTCTGATCGGCTTGAACCGGGCAGAGATGGCTTTAAAACACGGGGAGGAAAAGGTGAAGTTGTGGAGAAGGAGCTATGACGTTACTCCACCTCCGATTGATGAATCTCATCCTTACTTCCTGGAAATCTACAATGACCGCAGGTACAACACTTGTGATGTGCCAAAGGAGAAGCTTCCCAGAGCAGAGAGCCTGAAGCAGGTGTTGGACAGGCTGCTGCCCTACTGGGAAAGCACAGTTGTTCCAGAGATAAAGAAAGGCAAGACTGTGCTCATTTCCGCCCATGGAAACAGCTGCAGGGCTCTGCTGAAACACCTGGAAG GTATATCAGATGAGGATATAGCGGGTGTCACTTTACCTACAGGAATACCTGTGCTGCTGGAGCTGGATGACAACCTCAGGCCTGTGAAACCTCGACAACTCTTAGGAGACCAGGAGAAGATTAAGGCGGCCATTAAAAAGGTGGAGGACCAGGGAAAAGCCCTGCCTTCAAAGTAA
- the LOC131470453 gene encoding caldesmon-like isoform X1, producing MDDDFDRRMELRRQRREQMRLEADKPGYTNDDDEEEARELRRRAREERKKMKDLEEPGTTNVINTNSVTETESSTATITTSAEGADDDDQALLDRLAKREERRQKRMQEALERQKELDPTSDSTDSALEEQSSISCNKEQHSEEDEEKKEETSVQKEVAEADMKTWNEEEDKQESVEDSTPPTTTNEEETEAAVTEEDGDQGQPDAREKAVPDFDEDKEERKRKEEDKERQQKELEEKQRIEEVERQKVEMEEKLKREEEERQLKEEEEERKKKGQEEEEQKLLEERLVKEEEEKDKKEEEEKQKREMEEAQRKEEEEKQQNELEEQLKKEEEEKRKKEMEEQKKKEEGEKQKRELEERLKKEEEERLKKEMEEKKRKEEEEKQKRQMEEKKKKEEEENKRKKELEEKKKKEEERRKKEMEEKKREEEDKRKKEAEEKKKKEEEEKRKKRDMEEKKKKDEEEKQKRFGFKEKNEPAKQNGALLENKLKKIEKTTSVASTKADDAEGQEAERKLQELKRRRNNADSEEIEKMKQKQHDAEAELEGLKRKREERRKILEEEERQKKQELEDKKVKEQEERKRMKEEIEKRRAEAAEKKKLQEEDTTKQPAFTVSPKGSSKIGQKAEFLSKSALKSTAARVSHTPIVSKIGNRLEQYTSAIQGNKDPKSPKSPMADIPTGGTRSIKSMWEKGNISSTSESPAPANKDVAGIKGSVSGRVNSWMTKPAEPEKTTPAPAATAAPTPATAPAPAAAPASPAAAAAPASAKPADMKPGDVGNKRGMWETKKTSTPAKVPVGVKSKFFTNAGVRP from the exons ATGGATGATGACTTTGACCGACGTATGGAgctgaggaggcagaggagagagcagatGCGCCTCGAGGCTGACAA ACCGGGTTACACcaacgatgatgatgaggaggaagcgCGGGAGCTAAGGCGACGTGCGAGGGAGGAGCGAAAGAAGATGAAGGACTTGGAGGAGCCTGGTACCACTAATGTAATCAACACCAACAG TGTCACAGAGACCGAGTCCTCCACtgccaccatcaccaccagTGCTGAAGGTGCAGATGATGATGACCAGGCTTTGTTGGATCGCCTGGCCAAGAGAGAGGAGCGGAGGCAGAAGAGAATGCAGGAGGCTctggagagacagaaggagCTTGACCCCACCAGCGATAGCACAGACAGTGCACTGGAGGAGCAGTCCTCCATCAGCTGCAACAAGGAGCAGCATTCggaagaagatgaggagaagaaggaggagacaTCTGTCCAGAAGGAGGTGGCAGAGGCTGACATGAAGACCTGGAACGAGGAGGAGGATAAGCAG gAATCTGTTGAAGATTCAACAccaccaaccacaacaaatgAG GAGGAGACTGAAGCTGCAGTGACAGAAGAAGATGGTGATCAAGGTCAACCAGATGCTCGTGAGAAAGCTGTTCCTGATTTTGATGAGGacaaagaagagaggaagaggaaagaagaagacaaagagagacagcaAAAAGAATTGGAAGAAAAGCAGAGGATAGAAGAGGTGGAGCGGCAAAAAgtggaaatggaggaaaagctgaagagagaggaagaagaaagacagctgaaggaggaggaggaggaaagaaagaagaagggacaagaggaagaggaacaaAAACTACTGGAAGAGAGACTggtgaaggaggaagaggagaaagataaaaaagaggaggaggaaaaacagaaaagggagatggaggaggcacagaggaaagaggaggaagaaaaacagcaaaatgaATTAGAGGAGCAACtgaaaaaggaagaggaggaaaagcgAAAGAAGGAGATGGAagaacaaaagaagaaagaggaaggagaaaaacagaaaagggaATTGGAGGAGCGActgaaaaaagaggaggaggaaagattaaaaaaagagatggaggaaaaaaagaggaaagaagaggaggaaaaacagaaacgacaaatggaggagaaaaagaaaaaggaagaagaagagaacaaaaggaagaaagagctggaggaaaagaaaaagaaagaggaggagagacggaaaaaggaaatggaggaaaagaagagggaggaggaggacaagcgGAAAAAAGAGgctgaagagaaaaagaaaaaagaggaagaggaaaagcgCAAAAAGAGAGatatggaagaaaaaaagaagaaagatgag gaggaaaagcaaaaaagattTGGATTCAAAGAAAAG AATGAACCAGCCAAACAAAATGGAGCCTTGCTTGAGAACAAACTTAAGAAAATAGAGAAGACAACAAG CGTTGCGTCCACTAAGGCAGATGATGCGGAGGGACAGGAGGCCGAGCGTAAATTGCAGGAGCTGAAGCGTCGGCGAAACAATGCAGACAGTGAAGAGATTGAGAAGatgaagcagaagcagcatgATGCTGAGGCTGAGCTGGAGGGgctgaagaggaagagagaggagaggaggaagatcctggaggaggaggagagacagaagaagcAGGAGCTGGAGGACAAGAAAGTCAAAGAACAG gaggagaggaagaggatgaaggaGGAGATAGAGAAGAGGAGGGCGGAGgctgcagagaaaaagaaactgcaAGAGGAAGACACCACGAAACAACCTGCCTTCACCGTATCACCCAAAGGCTCCTCCAAG ATCGGGCAGAAGGCAGAATTCTTGAGCAAATCAGCCCTGAAAAG CACTGCAGCCAGAGTGTCTCACACTCCGATCGTCTCCAAGATAGGCAACAGACTGGAACAGTACACTTCTGCCATCCAG GGAAACAAAGACCCCAAATCTCCCAAGTCTCCAATGGCAGACATTCCTACTGGAGGCACACGCAGCATCAAGAGCATGTGGGAGAAGGGCAACATTAGCAGCACCTCTGAAAGTCCAGCTCCTGCCAATAAG GATGTGGCTGGTATTAAAGGAAGCGTTTCCGGACGTGTTAACAGCTGGATGACAAAGCCTGCAGAGCCAGAGAAGACAACACCTgcaccagcagcaacagcagcacctACACCTGCaactgcacctgcacctgcagctgcaccagcatcaccagcagcagcagcagcaccagcctCAGCAAAGCCAGCA gATATGAAACCAGGTGATGTTGGAAACAAGCGTGGCATGTGGGAAACGAAGAAGACCAGTACACCTGCCAAG GTGCCAGTTGGAGTGAAGAGCAAGTTTTTCACAAATG CAGGTGTAAGACCCTAA